In Salmo salar chromosome ssa03, Ssal_v3.1, whole genome shotgun sequence, a single genomic region encodes these proteins:
- the LOC100136453 gene encoding cathelicidin precursor (The RefSeq protein has 10 substitutions, 2 frameshifts compared to this genomic sequence) encodes MKMKVQVRSLILLAVAVLQVRSQNQTETRYEDIILVALPQLLPGEEQAFRPILNQLQVKTLNTEDVDQSEVSVRLTFPMQETFCSKSPGQPGKPCPLKKNGKLMMCSMMVRHPILEASNNLNTDLSKTNCEYMEAEDAMQKIRTRRSQARKCSRGNGGKIGSIRCRGGGTRLGGGSLIGRLRVALLLGVAPFLLDLSQINVMEIAFA; translated from the exons ATGAAGATGAAGGTCCAGGTGAGATCTCTCATCCTGCTCGCTGTGGCTGCCCTGCTGGTCAGATCTCAGGACCAAACTGGGACCAGGTATGAAGACATCATCTCAGTTGCTTTGCCTCAGCTGCTTCCTGGGGAAGAGCAGGCTTTCCGTCCAATTCTGAACCAGCTCCAAGTCGAGACT TTGAATACAGAGGATGTGGACCAGTCTGAGGTGTCTGTAAGGCTGACCTTCCCCATGCAGGAGACTTTCTGCAGTAAATCACAGGGGCAGCCAGGCAAACCATGTCCTCTGAAGAAAAATGGG AAACTAATGATGTGCAGCATGATGGTCAGACATCCGATTCTGGAGGCTAGCAACAACCTGAACACTGACCTGTCTAAAACAAATTGTGAATACATGGAGGCAGAAGATGCTATGCAG AAGATTCGGACAAGAAGAAGCCAAGCCAGAAAATGCTCCAGAGGCAATGGTGGCAAAATTGGCAGCATTCGTTGTCGTGGGGGTGGCACTCGCCTTGGGGGTGGCTCCTTAATTGGTCG CCTGAGGGTGGCTCTCCTCCTGGGGGTGGCTCTTTCACTGCTGGATTTATCAGAGATCAACGTGATGGAAATCGCT GCATAG
- the LOC100136453 gene encoding cathelicidin isoform X1, translated as MKMKVQVRSLILLAVAALLVRSQDQTGTRYEDIISVALPQLLPGEEQAFRPILNQLQVETLNTEDVDQSEVSVRLTFPMQETFCSKSQGQPGKPCPLKKNGKLMMCSMMVRHPILEASNNLNTDLSKTNCEYMEAEDAMQQKIRTRRSQARKCSRGNGGKIGSIRCRGGGTRLGGGSLIGRPEGGSPPGGGSFTAGFIRDQRDGNRFA; from the exons ATGAAGATGAAGGTCCAGGTGAGATCTCTCATCCTGCTCGCTGTGGCTGCCCTGCTGGTCAGATCTCAGGACCAAACTGGGACCAGGTATGAAGACATCATCTCAGTTGCTTTGCCTCAGCTGCTTCCTGGGGAAGAGCAGGCTTTCCGTCCAATTCTGAACCAGCTCCAAGTCGAGACT TTGAATACAGAGGATGTGGACCAGTCTGAGGTGTCTGTAAGGCTGACCTTCCCCATGCAGGAGACTTTCTGCAGTAAATCACAGGGGCAGCCAGGCAAACCATGTCCTCTGAAGAAAAATGGG AAACTAATGATGTGCAGCATGATGGTCAGACATCCGATTCTGGAGGCTAGCAACAACCTGAACACTGACCTGTCTAAAACAAATTGTGAATACATGGAGGCAGAAGATGCTATGCAG CAGAAGATTCGGACAAGAAGAAGCCAAGCCAGAAAATGCTCCAGAGGCAATGGTGGCAAAATTGGCAGCATTCGTTGTCGTGGGGGTGGCACTCGCCTTGGGGGTGGCTCCTTAATTGGTCGTCCTGAGGGTGGCTCTCCTCCTGGGGGTGGCTCTTTCACTGCTGGATTTATCAGAGATCAACGTGATGGAAATCGCTTTGCATAG